One stretch of Tenacibaculum sp. MAR_2010_89 DNA includes these proteins:
- the ileS gene encoding isoleucine--tRNA ligase, with amino-acid sequence MSKKFTEYKGLDLPKVAEEILNYWEENNIFEKSITSREGNEPFVFFEGPPSANGLPGIHHAMARSIKDIFCRYKTQKGYQVKRKAGWDTHGLPVELGVEKELGITKEDIGTKITVEEYNTACKTAVMRYTDIWNDLTQKMGYWVDMEDPYITYKPKYMESVWWLLKQIYNKNLLYKGYTIQPYSPKAGTGLSSHELNQPGTYQDVTDTTVVAQFKTIKDTLPEFLQVEGDIHFLAWTTTPWTLPSNTALTVGPKIEYVLVKTFNQYTFETIQVVLAKNLVAKQFAGKKFEQVENESDLNKYTKEDKQIPYLITNEFIGKDLVGIKYEQLLDYVLPYQNPENAFRVISGDFVTTEDGTGIVHTAPTFGADDALVAKQATPEVPPLLVLDENENPVPLVDLQGKFRQEVSEFAGKYVKNEYYADGEAPEKSVDVEIAIKLKTENKAFKVEKYVHSYPNCWRTDKPILYYPLDSWFIKVTDVKEKMFDLNETINWKPKSTGEGRFGNWLKNANDWNLSRSRFWGIPLPIWRTEDGTEQLCIGSLAELKEEIKKSVEAGVLSEDIFADFEVGNMSEENYDKIDLHKNVVDKIILVSASGKPMHRESDLIDVWFDSGSMPYAQWHYPFENKELIDNTESFPADFIAEGVDQTRGWFYTLHAIGAMVFDSVAYKNVVSNGLVLDKNGHKMSKRLGNAVDPFKTLAEYGPDATRWYMISNANPWDNLKFDLAGIEEVKRKFFGTLYNTYSFFTLYANIDNFSYSEADVPLNERPEIDRWILSELNTLIKKVDTFYSEYEPTRATRAISDFVQDHLSNWYVRLCRRRFWKGEYAQDKISAYQTLYTCMLTVAKLGSPVAPFFMDRLYKDLTAATQKENFESVHIAEFPKYDESFVNKSLERKMENAQTISSLVLSLRAKEKIKVRQPLQKIMIPILDETQKEEILAVADLIKSEVNVKEIQLLDDASGILVKQIKPNFKALGPKFGKDMRLIASKIQSFSQEDIAIIEKEGKISVEINEKIVNLETADVEISSKDIEGWLVANAEGLTVALDVTITDDLRKEGVARELINRIQNARKETGLEVTDRIRLTFLNFADLQESILANETYIKTETLTNELVFVEALENGTEIEFDTIKSKMLIEKI; translated from the coding sequence ATGAGTAAGAAGTTTACTGAATACAAAGGCTTGGATTTACCAAAAGTAGCAGAAGAAATATTAAACTACTGGGAAGAAAACAACATCTTTGAGAAAAGTATTACTAGCCGTGAAGGAAATGAGCCGTTTGTTTTTTTTGAAGGACCACCTTCAGCAAATGGGTTGCCTGGAATTCACCATGCAATGGCACGCTCTATTAAAGATATTTTTTGTCGCTATAAAACTCAAAAAGGATACCAAGTAAAGCGTAAAGCAGGTTGGGATACACATGGTTTACCAGTAGAACTTGGAGTAGAAAAAGAATTAGGAATAACTAAAGAAGATATAGGAACCAAAATAACTGTAGAAGAATATAATACAGCCTGTAAAACAGCAGTAATGCGTTATACGGATATTTGGAATGACCTAACTCAAAAAATGGGCTATTGGGTAGATATGGAAGATCCATATATTACTTATAAGCCTAAATACATGGAATCAGTATGGTGGTTGTTAAAACAAATTTATAATAAAAACTTATTGTATAAAGGATATACAATTCAACCTTATTCACCAAAGGCAGGAACAGGTTTAAGCTCACATGAGTTAAACCAACCAGGAACTTATCAAGATGTAACTGATACGACTGTTGTTGCGCAATTTAAAACGATAAAAGATACATTACCTGAGTTTTTACAAGTAGAAGGAGATATTCATTTCTTAGCTTGGACAACAACACCATGGACATTACCAAGTAATACTGCTTTAACAGTTGGACCTAAAATCGAGTATGTTTTAGTAAAAACATTTAATCAATACACATTTGAAACTATTCAAGTAGTATTAGCAAAAAACTTAGTAGCAAAACAATTTGCTGGAAAGAAATTTGAACAAGTTGAAAACGAAAGTGATTTAAATAAGTACACAAAAGAAGATAAACAAATTCCATATTTAATTACTAATGAATTTATAGGTAAAGATTTAGTAGGTATTAAATATGAGCAATTATTAGATTACGTATTGCCTTATCAAAATCCAGAAAATGCATTTAGAGTAATTTCTGGTGATTTTGTAACTACTGAAGATGGTACAGGTATAGTTCACACTGCACCAACTTTTGGAGCTGACGATGCATTAGTAGCAAAACAAGCTACACCTGAGGTGCCACCATTGTTAGTATTAGATGAAAATGAAAACCCAGTTCCATTAGTAGATTTACAAGGTAAATTCAGGCAAGAAGTAAGTGAGTTTGCAGGTAAATATGTTAAGAATGAATATTATGCTGATGGAGAGGCTCCAGAAAAGTCAGTAGATGTTGAAATAGCAATTAAACTTAAAACTGAAAATAAAGCTTTTAAAGTTGAAAAGTATGTGCATAGCTATCCTAACTGTTGGCGTACAGATAAACCAATTTTATATTACCCATTAGATTCTTGGTTTATTAAGGTAACCGATGTTAAGGAAAAAATGTTCGACTTAAACGAAACAATTAACTGGAAACCAAAATCAACAGGAGAAGGGCGTTTTGGTAACTGGTTAAAAAATGCAAATGATTGGAATTTATCTCGTTCTCGTTTTTGGGGAATACCTTTACCTATTTGGCGTACTGAAGATGGAACTGAACAGTTATGTATTGGGTCATTAGCAGAGCTAAAAGAAGAGATAAAAAAATCAGTAGAAGCAGGAGTACTTTCTGAAGATATTTTTGCCGACTTTGAAGTAGGTAACATGTCTGAAGAGAACTATGATAAAATTGATTTACATAAAAATGTTGTAGATAAAATTATCTTAGTATCAGCTTCAGGAAAACCAATGCATAGAGAAAGTGATTTAATTGATGTTTGGTTTGACTCTGGTTCAATGCCTTATGCACAATGGCATTATCCGTTTGAAAATAAAGAGTTAATAGATAATACAGAAAGTTTCCCTGCAGATTTTATAGCTGAAGGAGTAGATCAAACACGTGGATGGTTTTATACTTTACATGCAATTGGAGCCATGGTGTTCGATTCTGTAGCATATAAAAATGTTGTATCTAATGGTTTAGTATTAGATAAAAACGGACATAAAATGTCTAAGCGTTTAGGAAATGCTGTTGATCCGTTTAAAACTCTAGCTGAATATGGGCCAGATGCTACACGTTGGTATATGATTTCAAATGCAAATCCATGGGATAACTTAAAATTTGATTTAGCCGGTATAGAAGAAGTAAAACGTAAGTTTTTTGGTACGCTATATAATACATATTCTTTCTTTACATTGTATGCTAATATTGATAACTTTAGTTATAGTGAAGCTGATGTTCCATTAAATGAAAGGCCTGAAATTGACCGTTGGATTTTATCTGAATTAAATACATTAATTAAAAAAGTTGATACTTTCTATTCAGAATACGAACCTACTAGAGCAACTAGAGCAATTTCAGATTTTGTACAAGATCATTTAAGTAATTGGTACGTTCGTTTATGTAGAAGACGTTTTTGGAAAGGAGAATACGCACAAGATAAAATATCAGCTTATCAAACGTTATATACATGTATGCTTACTGTAGCTAAGTTAGGATCACCAGTAGCTCCATTCTTTATGGATAGACTCTATAAGGATTTAACTGCTGCAACTCAAAAAGAAAATTTTGAAAGTGTTCATATAGCAGAATTTCCAAAATATGATGAATCTTTTGTGAATAAATCATTAGAAAGAAAAATGGAAAATGCACAAACTATTTCTTCTTTAGTTCTTTCTTTAAGAGCAAAAGAAAAAATAAAAGTGCGTCAGCCGCTACAAAAGATAATGATTCCTATACTTGATGAAACTCAAAAAGAGGAGATACTAGCAGTTGCTGATTTAATAAAATCTGAGGTAAATGTTAAAGAAATTCAATTGTTAGATGATGCTTCTGGTATATTAGTAAAACAAATAAAACCAAACTTTAAAGCTTTAGGGCCTAAGTTTGGTAAAGATATGAGATTGATAGCTAGCAAGATACAGTCTTTTTCTCAAGAAGATATTGCAATAATTGAAAAAGAAGGGAAAATATCTGTTGAAATTAATGAGAAAATTGTTAATTTAGAAACCGCTGATGTAGAAATTTCATCAAAAGATATTGAAGGCTGGTTAGTAGCAAATGCAGAAGGATTAACAGTGGCTTTAGATGTTACCATAACAGATGATTTACGTAAAGAAGGAGTAGCGAGAGAATTAATAAATAGAATTCAAAATGCACGTAAGGAAACTGGTTTAGAAGTAACAGATAGAATACGATTAACTTTCTTAAATTTTGCAGATTTACAAGAATCAATATTAGCAAATGAAACCTATATTAAAACAGAAACATTAACAAATGAGTTGGTTTTTGTTGAAGCGTTAGAAAATGGTACAGAAATTGAATTTGATACCATTAAAAGTAAAATGTTAATTGAAAAAATATAG
- a CDS encoding TraR/DksA C4-type zinc finger protein, producing the protein MNDVNVRYSDNDLQEFKEIILKKIEKSEEDLKLLQDSYKNGSGNGTEDTSPTFKSFEEGSDTMSKEANMQLAIRQEKFIRDLKNALARIENKTYGVCRVTGKLIQKERLKLVPHATLSIEAKRKQ; encoded by the coding sequence ATGAATGACGTTAATGTAAGATACTCTGATAATGATTTACAAGAGTTCAAAGAAATTATTTTAAAGAAAATTGAAAAATCTGAAGAAGATTTAAAGTTGTTACAAGATTCCTATAAAAATGGATCTGGTAATGGTACTGAAGATACTTCACCCACCTTTAAATCCTTTGAAGAAGGTTCAGATACAATGTCTAAAGAAGCAAACATGCAACTAGCTATTAGACAAGAAAAATTTATCCGTGATTTAAAAAATGCGTTAGCACGTATTGAAAATAAAACATACGGAGTTTGTAGAGTTACAGGTAAGTTAATTCAAAAAGAACGATTAAAATTAGTACCGCATGCGACATTAAGTATTGAAGCAAAGCGTAAGCAATAA
- a CDS encoding peptidase M61 → MNKSILITAMAGVLLVGCNTSKTKFNDLATSNPIETTLDLTKVENDKVPVTINPGRFTTEKVTYRLPRVVQGTYSVSDFGKYVDGFKAFDYKGNALSVKKVDTNTWEINNAASLDKITYLVNDTFDMEVKGGIGGEVPFSPAGTNIENTNYVLNLHGFIGYFDSLKNSQYKLDVVAPSKFARTSALQEVGTKTSKDGTSLTTSYFAPRYFNITDNPMFYGELDVEEFKVGDIKIVLSVYSPNKKHSAEKIKAVMEKMMQAQKAYLGSVNSTARYDIYLYLSDGSEKAPKGFGALEHHTSTVVVLPEGMPDNALAKSMIDVVSHEFFHIVTPLSVHSEDVHYFDYNQPTFSKHLWMYEGVTEYFATLFQVNQGLVNEDEFYAKVMGKIKSASGMNDTMSFTKMSENVLDKPYAPQYYNVYQKGALIGMCIDILMREESNGNRGILSLMKELSNKYGKNKPFVDDNLIEEITAMTYPSIGAFLNTHVVGTTPIDYNTFFAKAGLNISESKVKTNYIQNDGVMIVKGDKPTQSVRFTGGVKNNSFWAENGAQPNDAIKAVDGVVLTKENANQIFRTMYMWQPGKEVEVKLERDGKEVVIKTTLTQSYTKGSSLKENSNATQKQKELRKVWLKG, encoded by the coding sequence ATGAATAAAAGCATATTAATTACTGCTATGGCAGGAGTATTATTAGTTGGATGTAATACTTCAAAAACTAAGTTTAACGATTTAGCTACTTCAAATCCAATAGAAACAACATTAGATTTAACTAAAGTTGAAAATGATAAAGTACCTGTAACGATAAACCCTGGACGATTTACTACAGAAAAAGTAACGTATAGATTACCAAGAGTTGTTCAAGGTACATATTCTGTTAGTGATTTTGGTAAATATGTTGATGGTTTTAAAGCATTTGATTATAAAGGAAATGCTTTATCAGTAAAAAAGGTTGATACTAATACTTGGGAAATTAATAATGCAGCTAGTTTAGATAAAATAACATATTTAGTAAATGATACTTTTGATATGGAGGTTAAAGGAGGTATAGGAGGAGAAGTTCCTTTTTCACCTGCAGGAACTAATATTGAAAACACAAACTACGTTTTAAACTTACATGGATTTATTGGATATTTTGATTCATTAAAAAATAGTCAATATAAGTTAGATGTAGTAGCTCCATCAAAATTTGCTAGAACTTCAGCTTTACAAGAAGTTGGAACAAAAACTAGTAAAGATGGAACTTCTTTAACTACAAGTTATTTTGCCCCTCGTTATTTTAATATAACTGATAATCCAATGTTTTATGGTGAATTAGATGTTGAAGAATTTAAAGTAGGTGATATTAAAATTGTATTAAGTGTATACTCTCCAAATAAAAAACATTCTGCTGAAAAAATTAAAGCGGTAATGGAAAAAATGATGCAAGCTCAAAAAGCTTATTTAGGTAGTGTTAATAGTACAGCTCGTTATGATATTTATTTATATTTATCAGATGGGTCTGAGAAAGCACCTAAAGGATTTGGAGCTTTAGAACATCATACTTCTACTGTAGTAGTTTTACCAGAAGGAATGCCTGATAATGCTTTAGCTAAAAGTATGATTGATGTTGTGTCTCACGAGTTTTTTCATATTGTAACTCCTTTAAGTGTTCATTCTGAAGACGTACATTATTTTGATTATAACCAACCAACTTTTTCAAAGCACTTATGGATGTATGAAGGAGTAACTGAATATTTTGCAACCTTATTTCAAGTAAATCAAGGATTAGTGAATGAAGATGAGTTTTATGCGAAAGTTATGGGTAAAATTAAATCAGCTTCTGGAATGAATGATACTATGAGTTTTACTAAAATGAGTGAAAATGTTTTAGATAAACCATACGCTCCACAATATTATAATGTTTACCAAAAAGGAGCTTTAATTGGTATGTGTATTGATATTTTAATGCGAGAAGAGAGTAATGGAAATAGAGGTATTTTATCATTAATGAAAGAATTATCTAATAAATATGGAAAAAATAAACCATTTGTAGATGATAATTTAATTGAAGAAATAACAGCAATGACTTATCCGTCAATTGGAGCTTTTTTAAATACACATGTTGTAGGAACTACTCCAATAGATTATAATACATTTTTTGCTAAAGCAGGATTAAATATTTCTGAATCTAAAGTAAAAACCAATTATATTCAAAATGATGGGGTTATGATTGTAAAAGGTGATAAACCAACTCAAAGTGTAAGGTTTACTGGAGGAGTTAAAAATAATAGCTTTTGGGCAGAAAATGGGGCGCAACCTAATGATGCTATTAAAGCAGTTGATGGAGTTGTGTTAACTAAAGAAAATGCAAATCAGATATTTAGAACAATGTATATGTGGCAGCCTGGAAAAGAAGTAGAGGTTAAATTAGAAAGAGATGGTAAAGAAGTTGTAATTAAAACAACATTAACTCAATCATATACAAAAGGAAGTAGTTTAAAAGAAAATTCAAACGCAACTCAAAAACAAAAGGAGTTACGTAAAGTATGGTTAAAAGGATAA
- a CDS encoding thiol-disulfide oxidoreductase DCC family protein → MLPNIPENNYLILFDGVCNLCNNSVQYVIKHDKKKIFLFTSLQGEIGRNIISHFNIDTNKVDSILLFTPDKKIYAKSTAALKIALKLNIPVKLLSIFFIVPTFIRDAVYSYIAKNRYKWFGKKEACYIPTPELNNRFLS, encoded by the coding sequence ATGCTACCAAATATTCCTGAAAATAATTATTTAATACTTTTTGATGGTGTTTGTAACTTGTGCAACAATAGTGTACAATATGTTATTAAACATGATAAAAAGAAAATATTTTTATTTACTTCTTTACAAGGGGAAATTGGAAGAAATATTATTAGTCATTTTAATATTGATACTAATAAAGTAGACTCTATTTTACTATTTACTCCAGATAAAAAGATATATGCTAAATCTACTGCCGCATTAAAAATAGCCTTGAAATTAAATATTCCAGTAAAGCTATTGAGTATTTTTTTTATTGTACCTACTTTTATTAGAGATGCAGTGTATTCTTATATTGCAAAAAACAGGTACAAATGGTTTGGTAAAAAAGAAGCTTGTTATATTCCAACACCAGAATTGAATAATCGTTTTTTATCTTAA